The Henckelia pumila isolate YLH828 chromosome 2, ASM3356847v2, whole genome shotgun sequence genome includes a window with the following:
- the LOC140884272 gene encoding formiminotransferase cyclodeaminase-like protein — MLKQMLGCCKVYISESRNKAALEAIEKAAKLYPISPIVNKFEDETYNRVGYTLVSEMGQNPISCSLKSCVFEMVKVAFQEIDLETHSGTHPRLGVVDHICFHSLGGISLDHVAATAKSLAADVGSKLQVATFLYGAAHHEGRSLDSIRRELGYFKPNSTGNQWTGGLRSESLQLTPDEGPPRALQRKGVLVIGATRWVDNYNIPVFSHDITTVRKISRRVSGRGGGLASVQSMALAHGDDVIEVACNLLDPSKIGGDEVQLHVEQLAKEERVEVGKGYYTDLSQDMLVDKYFELIRTAKDA, encoded by the exons ATGTTAAAACAAATGCTAGGCTGCTGCAAAGTTTACATATCTGAAAGCAGAAACAAAGCTGCATTGGAGGCAATTGAGAAGGCAGCAAAATTGTATCCAATTTCCCCGATTGTGAACaaatttgaggatgaaacttACAACAGAGTTGGGTATACCCTTGTCTCGGAAATGGGTCAAAACCCAATTTCATGTTCGTTGAAAAGCTGTGTTTTTGAAATGGTAAAAGTAGCCTTTCAAGAAATTGATCTTGAAACCCACAGTGGGACTCACCCTAGGCTTGGTGTCGTGGACCACATTTGTTTTCACTCTTTGGGTGGCATTTCACTGGACCATGTTGCAGCAACTGCTAAATCTTTGGCTGCTGATGTTGGCTCAAAGCTACAAG TTGCTACCTTCCTATACGGAGCAGCACATCATGAGGGAAGATCCCTCGATTCTATCAGAAGAGAGCTTGGTTACTTCAAGCCGAACTCCACGGGGAATCAGTGGACCGGTGGGCTGAGATCAGAATCTTTGCAACTGACTCCAGACGAGGGCCCTCCTCGAGCTCTTCAAAGAAAAGGTGTTCTTGTGATTGGAGCAACCCGATGGGTTGATAACTACAACATCCCAGTTTTCTCCCATGACATAACCACTGTTCGTAAAATTTCAAGAAGGGTAAGTGGTAGGGGAGGGGGCCTAGCGTCTGTGCAATCTATGGCACTTGCTCATGGCGACGACGTGATTGAGGTGGCTTGCAACTTACTCGATCCTAGTAAAATTGGTGGCGACGAAGTCCAGCTTCATGTTGAGCAGCTCGCGAAGGAGGAGCGAGTGGAAGTGGGGAAGGGATACTATACTGATCTTTCACAGGACATGTTAgttgataaatattttgaacTGATTCGTACGGCTAAAGATGCATAG